Proteins encoded together in one Diceros bicornis minor isolate mBicDic1 chromosome 18, mDicBic1.mat.cur, whole genome shotgun sequence window:
- the GRIN2C gene encoding glutamate receptor ionotropic, NMDA 2C isoform X2, which yields MRCAAGGRRGLWARAQRPFPPDPPVDMGGALGPALLLTSLLGAWAGPGPGQGEQTVTVAMVFSSSGLPQAQARIRLTPQSFLDLPLEIQPLTVGVNNTNPSSLLTQICGLLGAAHVHGIVFEDNVGTEAVAQILDFISSQTHVPILSISGGSAVVLTPKEPGSAFLQLGVSLEQQLQVLFKVLEEYHWSAFAVITSLHPGHALFLEGVRAVADASYLGWRLLDVLTLELGPGGPRARTQRLLRQLDAPVLVAYCSREEAEVLFAEAAQVGLVGPGHVWLVPNLALGSTDAPPASFPVGLISVVTESWRLSLRQKVRDGVAILALGAHGYQRQHRALPAPAGDCRGHPGPLSPAREAFYRHLLNVTWEGRDFSFSPGGYLAQPTMVVIALNRHRLWEMVGRWDHGVLHMKYPVWPRYSASLQPVVDSRHLTVATLEERPFVIVESPDPGSGSCVPNTVPCRRQSNHTFSGDAAPYTKLCCKGFCIDILKKLARVVKFSYDLYLVTNGKHGKRVRGVWNGMIGEVYYKRADMAIGSLTINEERSEIVDFSVPFVETGISVMVARSNGTVSPSAFLEPYSPSVWVMMFVMCLTVVAVTVFMFEYFSPVSYNQNLTSGKKSGGPSFTIGKSVWLLWALVFNNSVPIENPRGTTSKIMVLVWAFFAVIFLASYTANLAAFMIQEQYIDTVSGLSDKKFQRPQDQYPPFRFGTVPNGSTERNIRSNYRDMHTHMVKFNQRSVEDALTSLKMGKLDAFIYDAAVLNYMAGKDEGCKLVTIGSGKVFATTGYGIAMQKDSHWKRAIDLALLQFLGDGETQKLETVWLSGICQNEKNEVMSSKLDIDNMAGVFYMLLVAMGLALLVFAWEHLVYWKLRHSVPNTSRLDFLLAFSRGIYSCFSGVQTLASPARPPSPDLTAGSAQASVLKMLQAARDIVATAGVSSSLDRATRTIESWGGGRRAPSPPACPGTRPPTPGPPPEPSSTGWGPPGGGRAAPGHRAPQTPGRPPTPGPPLPDVSRVSGRPAWEARWPVRAGRGWRHLSASERRALSERPLSPERCHYSSFPRADRSGHPFLRLFPEPPEPEDVPLLGPEQLARREALLHAAWTRGQRPRHASLPISLAEAFARPRSLPARCAHRACERLSQAQSMRLPSYREACQEGVWAEVPAWPHGQHACLHAHAHLPLCWRAVCPHLPPCASPSPWLAGAWGLPGHRGRTLGLSTGYRDSGELEEVSRVTCGTHSFLGPYTWRRISSLESEV from the exons ATGCGTTGCGCGGCAGGCGGCCGGCGCGGGCTCTGGGCACGGGCGCAGCGCCCCTTCCCCCCG GACCCTCCAGTGGACATGGGTGGGGCCCTGGGACCAGCCCTGCTGCTCACCTCACTCCTCGGTgcctgggccgggccgggcccaGGGCAGGGTGAGCAGACTGTGACAGTGGCCATGGTGTTTAGCAGCTCGGGGCTGCCGCAGGCCCAGGCTCGTATCCGCCTCACCCCCCAGAGCTTCCTGGACCTGCCCCTGGAGATCCAGCCACTCACCGTGGGGGTCAACAACACCAACCCCAGCAGCCTCCTCACCCAGATCTGCGGGCTCCTGGGTGCTGCCCACGTCCATGGCATCGTCTTTGAGGACAACGTGGGCACCGAGGCTGTGGCCCAGATCCTCGACTTCATCTCCTCCCAGACCCACGTGCCCATCCTCAGCATCAGTGGGGGCTCTGCTGTGGTCCTCACCCCTAAG gAGCCGGGCTCCGCCTTCCTGCAGCTGGGCGTGTCCCTGGAGCAGCAGCTGCAGGTGCTGTTCAAGGTGCTGGAGGAGTACCACTGGAGCGCGTTCGCGGTGATCACCAGCCTGCACCCGGGCCACGCGCTTTTCCTCGAGGGCGTGCGCGCCGTCGCCGACGCCAGCTACCTGGGCTGGCGGCTGCTGGACGTGCTCACGCTGGAGCTGGGCCCGGGCGGGCCCCGCGCGCGCACCCAGCGCCTGCTGCGCCAGCTCGACGCCCCGGTGCTGGTGGCCTACTGCTCGCGCGAGGAGGCCGAGGTGCTCTTCGCGGAGGCGGCTCAGGTCGGCCTGGTGGGACCCGGGCACGTGTGGCTGGTGCCCAACCTGGCGCTGGGCAGCACCGACGCGCCCCCCGCCTCCTTCCCCGTGGGCCTCATCAGCGTCGTCACCGAGAGCTGGCGCCTCAGCCTGCGCCAGAAGGTCCGCGACGGCGTGGCCATCCTGGCCCTGGGCGCCCACGGCTACCAGCGCCAGCACCGCGCCCTGCCTGCCCCGGCTGGGGACTGCCGCGGGCACCCCGGGCCTCTCAGCCCTGCCCGGGAGGCCTTCTACAG GCACCTACTGAATGTCACCTGGGAGGGCCGAGACTTCTCTTTCAGCCCTGGTGGGTACCTGGCCCAGCCCACCATGGTTGTGATTGCCCTCAATCGGCACCGCCTCTGGGAGATG GTGGGGCGCTGGGACCATGGTGTCCTCCACATGAAGTACCCAGTGTGGCCTCGCTACAGTGCCTCCCTGCAGCCCGTGGTGGACAGCCGGCACCTGACAGTGGCCACGCTAGAAGAGCGGCCCTTTGTCATTGTGGAGAGCCCTGACCCTGGCTCGGGCAGCTGTGTACCCAACACTGTGCCCTGCCGCAGGCAGAGCAACCACACCTTCAG TGGTGACGCAGCCCCCTACACCAAGCTTTGCTGTAAGGGCTTCTGCATCGACATCCTCAAGAAGCTGGCCAGGGTGGTCAAGTTCTCCTACGACCTGTACCTGGTGACCAACGGCAAGCATGGCAAGAGAGTGCGCGGCGTCTGGAACGGCATGATCGGGGAG GTGTACTACAAGCGGGCAGACATGGCCATCGGCTCCCTCACCATCAACGAAGAGCGCTCCGAGATCGTGGACTTCTCCGTGCCCTTCGTGGAGACGGGCATCAGCGTGATGGTGGCTCGCAGCAACGGCACCGTCTCCCCCTCGGCCTTCCTGG AGCCCTACAGCCCCTCTGTTTGGGTGATGATGTTTGTCATGTGCCTCACCGTGGTGGCCGTAACTGTCTTCATGTTCGAGTACTTCAGCCCTGTCAGCTACAACCAGAACCTCACCAGTGGCAAGA AGTCTGGGGGCCCATCCTTCACCATCGGCAAGTCTGTTTGGCTGCTGTGGGCACTGGTGTTCAACAACTCAGTGCCCATCGAGAATCCCCGGGGCACCACCAGCAAGATCATGGTCCTGGTCTGGGCCTTCTTCGCCGTCATCTTCCTCGCCAGCTACACCGCCAACTTGGCTGCTTTCATGATCCAGGAGCAGTACATTGACACTGTGTCTGGCCTCAGTGACAAGAAG TTCCAGAGGCCTCAAGATCAGTACCCCCCATTCCGCTTCGGCACAGTGCCCAACGGCAGCACCGAACGGAACATCCGCAGCAATTACCGCGACATGCACACTCACATGGTCAAGTTCAACCAGCGCTCAGTGGAGGATGCACTCACCAGCCTCAAGATGGG GAAGCTGGATGCCTTCATCTATGACGCTGCTGTCCTCAACTACATGGCGGGCAAGGACGAGGGCTGCAAGCTGGTCACCATCGGCTCTGGCAAGGTCTTCGCCACCACTGGCTATGGCATTGCCATGCAGAAGGACTCCCACTGGAAGCGGGCCATCGACCTGGCACTCCTGCAGTTCCTGGGGGACG GGGAGACACAGAAGCTGGAGACAGTGTGGCTCTCGGGGATCTGCCAGAACGAGAAGAACGAGGTGATGAGCAGCAAGCTGGACATCGACAACATGGCCGGCGTCTTCTACATGCTGCTCGTGGCCATGGGGCTGGCGCTGCTGGTCTTCGCCTGGGAGCACCTGGTCTACTGGAAGCTGCGCCACTCGGTGCCCAACACGTCCCGCCTGGacttcctgctggccttcagCAGG GGCATCTACAGCTGCTTCAGTGGTGTGCAGACCCTGGCTAGCCCCGCGCGGCCGCCCAGCCCGGACCTCACGGCCGGCTCGGCCCAGGCCAGCGTGCTCAAGATGCTGCAGGCGGCTCGCGACATCGTGGCCACAGCGGGCGTCAGCAGCTCCCTGGACCGCGCCACGCGCACCATTGAGAGCTGGGGCGGCGGCCGCCGCGCGCCGTCCCCGCCCGCCTGCCCGGGCACGCGGCCACCCACCCCTGGGCCGCCCCCCGAGCCCAGTTCCACGGGCTGGGGGCCGCCGGGCGGGGGCCGCGCCGCACCAGGGCACAGGGCCCCGCAGACCCCGGGCCGCCCCCCAACGCCCGGGCCGCCCCTGCCCGACGTCTCCCGAGTGTCGGGCCGGCCGGCCTGGGAGGCGCGGTGGCCGGTGCGGGCTGGGCGCGGCTGGCGGCACCTCTCGGCCTCCGAGCGACGTGCGCTCTCGGAGCGCCCCCTGTCGCCAGAGCGCTGCCACTACAGCTCATTCCCTCGAGCCGACCGGTCCGGGCACCCCTTCCTCCGGCTCTTCCCGGAGCCCCCGGAGCCCGAGGACGTGCCGCTGCTCGGGCCGGAGCAGCTGGCCCGGCGGGAGGCCCTGCTGCACGCGGCGTGGACCCGGGGCCAACGGCCGCGCCACGCTTCCCTGCCCATCTCGCTGGCCGAAGCCTTCGCCCGGCCCCGCTCGCTGCCCGCCCGGTGTGCCCACCGGGCCTGCGAGCGCTTGTCGCAGGCGCAGTCGATGCGGCTGCCGTCCTACCGGGAGGCCTGCCAGGAGGGCGTGTGGGCGGAGGTCCCCGCCTGGCCGCACGGACAGCACGCCTGCCTCCACGCCCATGCCCACCTGCCGCTTTGCTGGAGGGCTGTCTGCCCTCATCTCCCACcttgtgccagccccagcccctggctcgctggggcctgggggcttccagggcacaggggcagGACCCTGGGGCTGAGCACAGGCTACAGGGACAGTGGGGAGCTGGAAGAGGTCAGCAGGGTGACCTGTGGGACCCACAGCTTCCTGGGACCTTACACCTGGAGACGGATCTCCAGCTTGGAGTCAGAAGTGTGA
- the GRIN2C gene encoding glutamate receptor ionotropic, NMDA 2C isoform X1 has product MRCAAGGRRGLWARAQRPFPPDPPVDMGGALGPALLLTSLLGAWAGPGPGQGEQTVTVAMVFSSSGLPQAQARIRLTPQSFLDLPLEIQPLTVGVNNTNPSSLLTQICGLLGAAHVHGIVFEDNVGTEAVAQILDFISSQTHVPILSISGGSAVVLTPKEPGSAFLQLGVSLEQQLQVLFKVLEEYHWSAFAVITSLHPGHALFLEGVRAVADASYLGWRLLDVLTLELGPGGPRARTQRLLRQLDAPVLVAYCSREEAEVLFAEAAQVGLVGPGHVWLVPNLALGSTDAPPASFPVGLISVVTESWRLSLRQKVRDGVAILALGAHGYQRQHRALPAPAGDCRGHPGPLSPAREAFYRHLLNVTWEGRDFSFSPGGYLAQPTMVVIALNRHRLWEMVGRWDHGVLHMKYPVWPRYSASLQPVVDSRHLTVATLEERPFVIVESPDPGSGSCVPNTVPCRRQSNHTFSSGDAAPYTKLCCKGFCIDILKKLARVVKFSYDLYLVTNGKHGKRVRGVWNGMIGEVYYKRADMAIGSLTINEERSEIVDFSVPFVETGISVMVARSNGTVSPSAFLEPYSPSVWVMMFVMCLTVVAVTVFMFEYFSPVSYNQNLTSGKKSGGPSFTIGKSVWLLWALVFNNSVPIENPRGTTSKIMVLVWAFFAVIFLASYTANLAAFMIQEQYIDTVSGLSDKKFQRPQDQYPPFRFGTVPNGSTERNIRSNYRDMHTHMVKFNQRSVEDALTSLKMGKLDAFIYDAAVLNYMAGKDEGCKLVTIGSGKVFATTGYGIAMQKDSHWKRAIDLALLQFLGDGETQKLETVWLSGICQNEKNEVMSSKLDIDNMAGVFYMLLVAMGLALLVFAWEHLVYWKLRHSVPNTSRLDFLLAFSRGIYSCFSGVQTLASPARPPSPDLTAGSAQASVLKMLQAARDIVATAGVSSSLDRATRTIESWGGGRRAPSPPACPGTRPPTPGPPPEPSSTGWGPPGGGRAAPGHRAPQTPGRPPTPGPPLPDVSRVSGRPAWEARWPVRAGRGWRHLSASERRALSERPLSPERCHYSSFPRADRSGHPFLRLFPEPPEPEDVPLLGPEQLARREALLHAAWTRGQRPRHASLPISLAEAFARPRSLPARCAHRACERLSQAQSMRLPSYREACQEGVWAEVPAWPHGQHACLHAHAHLPLCWRAVCPHLPPCASPSPWLAGAWGLPGHRGRTLGLSTGYRDSGELEEVSRVTCGTHSFLGPYTWRRISSLESEV; this is encoded by the exons ATGCGTTGCGCGGCAGGCGGCCGGCGCGGGCTCTGGGCACGGGCGCAGCGCCCCTTCCCCCCG GACCCTCCAGTGGACATGGGTGGGGCCCTGGGACCAGCCCTGCTGCTCACCTCACTCCTCGGTgcctgggccgggccgggcccaGGGCAGGGTGAGCAGACTGTGACAGTGGCCATGGTGTTTAGCAGCTCGGGGCTGCCGCAGGCCCAGGCTCGTATCCGCCTCACCCCCCAGAGCTTCCTGGACCTGCCCCTGGAGATCCAGCCACTCACCGTGGGGGTCAACAACACCAACCCCAGCAGCCTCCTCACCCAGATCTGCGGGCTCCTGGGTGCTGCCCACGTCCATGGCATCGTCTTTGAGGACAACGTGGGCACCGAGGCTGTGGCCCAGATCCTCGACTTCATCTCCTCCCAGACCCACGTGCCCATCCTCAGCATCAGTGGGGGCTCTGCTGTGGTCCTCACCCCTAAG gAGCCGGGCTCCGCCTTCCTGCAGCTGGGCGTGTCCCTGGAGCAGCAGCTGCAGGTGCTGTTCAAGGTGCTGGAGGAGTACCACTGGAGCGCGTTCGCGGTGATCACCAGCCTGCACCCGGGCCACGCGCTTTTCCTCGAGGGCGTGCGCGCCGTCGCCGACGCCAGCTACCTGGGCTGGCGGCTGCTGGACGTGCTCACGCTGGAGCTGGGCCCGGGCGGGCCCCGCGCGCGCACCCAGCGCCTGCTGCGCCAGCTCGACGCCCCGGTGCTGGTGGCCTACTGCTCGCGCGAGGAGGCCGAGGTGCTCTTCGCGGAGGCGGCTCAGGTCGGCCTGGTGGGACCCGGGCACGTGTGGCTGGTGCCCAACCTGGCGCTGGGCAGCACCGACGCGCCCCCCGCCTCCTTCCCCGTGGGCCTCATCAGCGTCGTCACCGAGAGCTGGCGCCTCAGCCTGCGCCAGAAGGTCCGCGACGGCGTGGCCATCCTGGCCCTGGGCGCCCACGGCTACCAGCGCCAGCACCGCGCCCTGCCTGCCCCGGCTGGGGACTGCCGCGGGCACCCCGGGCCTCTCAGCCCTGCCCGGGAGGCCTTCTACAG GCACCTACTGAATGTCACCTGGGAGGGCCGAGACTTCTCTTTCAGCCCTGGTGGGTACCTGGCCCAGCCCACCATGGTTGTGATTGCCCTCAATCGGCACCGCCTCTGGGAGATG GTGGGGCGCTGGGACCATGGTGTCCTCCACATGAAGTACCCAGTGTGGCCTCGCTACAGTGCCTCCCTGCAGCCCGTGGTGGACAGCCGGCACCTGACAGTGGCCACGCTAGAAGAGCGGCCCTTTGTCATTGTGGAGAGCCCTGACCCTGGCTCGGGCAGCTGTGTACCCAACACTGTGCCCTGCCGCAGGCAGAGCAACCACACCTTCAG CAGTGGTGACGCAGCCCCCTACACCAAGCTTTGCTGTAAGGGCTTCTGCATCGACATCCTCAAGAAGCTGGCCAGGGTGGTCAAGTTCTCCTACGACCTGTACCTGGTGACCAACGGCAAGCATGGCAAGAGAGTGCGCGGCGTCTGGAACGGCATGATCGGGGAG GTGTACTACAAGCGGGCAGACATGGCCATCGGCTCCCTCACCATCAACGAAGAGCGCTCCGAGATCGTGGACTTCTCCGTGCCCTTCGTGGAGACGGGCATCAGCGTGATGGTGGCTCGCAGCAACGGCACCGTCTCCCCCTCGGCCTTCCTGG AGCCCTACAGCCCCTCTGTTTGGGTGATGATGTTTGTCATGTGCCTCACCGTGGTGGCCGTAACTGTCTTCATGTTCGAGTACTTCAGCCCTGTCAGCTACAACCAGAACCTCACCAGTGGCAAGA AGTCTGGGGGCCCATCCTTCACCATCGGCAAGTCTGTTTGGCTGCTGTGGGCACTGGTGTTCAACAACTCAGTGCCCATCGAGAATCCCCGGGGCACCACCAGCAAGATCATGGTCCTGGTCTGGGCCTTCTTCGCCGTCATCTTCCTCGCCAGCTACACCGCCAACTTGGCTGCTTTCATGATCCAGGAGCAGTACATTGACACTGTGTCTGGCCTCAGTGACAAGAAG TTCCAGAGGCCTCAAGATCAGTACCCCCCATTCCGCTTCGGCACAGTGCCCAACGGCAGCACCGAACGGAACATCCGCAGCAATTACCGCGACATGCACACTCACATGGTCAAGTTCAACCAGCGCTCAGTGGAGGATGCACTCACCAGCCTCAAGATGGG GAAGCTGGATGCCTTCATCTATGACGCTGCTGTCCTCAACTACATGGCGGGCAAGGACGAGGGCTGCAAGCTGGTCACCATCGGCTCTGGCAAGGTCTTCGCCACCACTGGCTATGGCATTGCCATGCAGAAGGACTCCCACTGGAAGCGGGCCATCGACCTGGCACTCCTGCAGTTCCTGGGGGACG GGGAGACACAGAAGCTGGAGACAGTGTGGCTCTCGGGGATCTGCCAGAACGAGAAGAACGAGGTGATGAGCAGCAAGCTGGACATCGACAACATGGCCGGCGTCTTCTACATGCTGCTCGTGGCCATGGGGCTGGCGCTGCTGGTCTTCGCCTGGGAGCACCTGGTCTACTGGAAGCTGCGCCACTCGGTGCCCAACACGTCCCGCCTGGacttcctgctggccttcagCAGG GGCATCTACAGCTGCTTCAGTGGTGTGCAGACCCTGGCTAGCCCCGCGCGGCCGCCCAGCCCGGACCTCACGGCCGGCTCGGCCCAGGCCAGCGTGCTCAAGATGCTGCAGGCGGCTCGCGACATCGTGGCCACAGCGGGCGTCAGCAGCTCCCTGGACCGCGCCACGCGCACCATTGAGAGCTGGGGCGGCGGCCGCCGCGCGCCGTCCCCGCCCGCCTGCCCGGGCACGCGGCCACCCACCCCTGGGCCGCCCCCCGAGCCCAGTTCCACGGGCTGGGGGCCGCCGGGCGGGGGCCGCGCCGCACCAGGGCACAGGGCCCCGCAGACCCCGGGCCGCCCCCCAACGCCCGGGCCGCCCCTGCCCGACGTCTCCCGAGTGTCGGGCCGGCCGGCCTGGGAGGCGCGGTGGCCGGTGCGGGCTGGGCGCGGCTGGCGGCACCTCTCGGCCTCCGAGCGACGTGCGCTCTCGGAGCGCCCCCTGTCGCCAGAGCGCTGCCACTACAGCTCATTCCCTCGAGCCGACCGGTCCGGGCACCCCTTCCTCCGGCTCTTCCCGGAGCCCCCGGAGCCCGAGGACGTGCCGCTGCTCGGGCCGGAGCAGCTGGCCCGGCGGGAGGCCCTGCTGCACGCGGCGTGGACCCGGGGCCAACGGCCGCGCCACGCTTCCCTGCCCATCTCGCTGGCCGAAGCCTTCGCCCGGCCCCGCTCGCTGCCCGCCCGGTGTGCCCACCGGGCCTGCGAGCGCTTGTCGCAGGCGCAGTCGATGCGGCTGCCGTCCTACCGGGAGGCCTGCCAGGAGGGCGTGTGGGCGGAGGTCCCCGCCTGGCCGCACGGACAGCACGCCTGCCTCCACGCCCATGCCCACCTGCCGCTTTGCTGGAGGGCTGTCTGCCCTCATCTCCCACcttgtgccagccccagcccctggctcgctggggcctgggggcttccagggcacaggggcagGACCCTGGGGCTGAGCACAGGCTACAGGGACAGTGGGGAGCTGGAAGAGGTCAGCAGGGTGACCTGTGGGACCCACAGCTTCCTGGGACCTTACACCTGGAGACGGATCTCCAGCTTGGAGTCAGAAGTGTGA
- the GRIN2C gene encoding glutamate receptor ionotropic, NMDA 2C isoform X3 yields the protein MRCAAGGRRGLWARAQRPFPPEPGSAFLQLGVSLEQQLQVLFKVLEEYHWSAFAVITSLHPGHALFLEGVRAVADASYLGWRLLDVLTLELGPGGPRARTQRLLRQLDAPVLVAYCSREEAEVLFAEAAQVGLVGPGHVWLVPNLALGSTDAPPASFPVGLISVVTESWRLSLRQKVRDGVAILALGAHGYQRQHRALPAPAGDCRGHPGPLSPAREAFYRHLLNVTWEGRDFSFSPGGYLAQPTMVVIALNRHRLWEMVGRWDHGVLHMKYPVWPRYSASLQPVVDSRHLTVATLEERPFVIVESPDPGSGSCVPNTVPCRRQSNHTFSSGDAAPYTKLCCKGFCIDILKKLARVVKFSYDLYLVTNGKHGKRVRGVWNGMIGEVYYKRADMAIGSLTINEERSEIVDFSVPFVETGISVMVARSNGTVSPSAFLEPYSPSVWVMMFVMCLTVVAVTVFMFEYFSPVSYNQNLTSGKKSGGPSFTIGKSVWLLWALVFNNSVPIENPRGTTSKIMVLVWAFFAVIFLASYTANLAAFMIQEQYIDTVSGLSDKKFQRPQDQYPPFRFGTVPNGSTERNIRSNYRDMHTHMVKFNQRSVEDALTSLKMGKLDAFIYDAAVLNYMAGKDEGCKLVTIGSGKVFATTGYGIAMQKDSHWKRAIDLALLQFLGDGETQKLETVWLSGICQNEKNEVMSSKLDIDNMAGVFYMLLVAMGLALLVFAWEHLVYWKLRHSVPNTSRLDFLLAFSRGIYSCFSGVQTLASPARPPSPDLTAGSAQASVLKMLQAARDIVATAGVSSSLDRATRTIESWGGGRRAPSPPACPGTRPPTPGPPPEPSSTGWGPPGGGRAAPGHRAPQTPGRPPTPGPPLPDVSRVSGRPAWEARWPVRAGRGWRHLSASERRALSERPLSPERCHYSSFPRADRSGHPFLRLFPEPPEPEDVPLLGPEQLARREALLHAAWTRGQRPRHASLPISLAEAFARPRSLPARCAHRACERLSQAQSMRLPSYREACQEGVWAEVPAWPHGQHACLHAHAHLPLCWRAVCPHLPPCASPSPWLAGAWGLPGHRGRTLGLSTGYRDSGELEEVSRVTCGTHSFLGPYTWRRISSLESEV from the exons ATGCGTTGCGCGGCAGGCGGCCGGCGCGGGCTCTGGGCACGGGCGCAGCGCCCCTTCCCCCCG gAGCCGGGCTCCGCCTTCCTGCAGCTGGGCGTGTCCCTGGAGCAGCAGCTGCAGGTGCTGTTCAAGGTGCTGGAGGAGTACCACTGGAGCGCGTTCGCGGTGATCACCAGCCTGCACCCGGGCCACGCGCTTTTCCTCGAGGGCGTGCGCGCCGTCGCCGACGCCAGCTACCTGGGCTGGCGGCTGCTGGACGTGCTCACGCTGGAGCTGGGCCCGGGCGGGCCCCGCGCGCGCACCCAGCGCCTGCTGCGCCAGCTCGACGCCCCGGTGCTGGTGGCCTACTGCTCGCGCGAGGAGGCCGAGGTGCTCTTCGCGGAGGCGGCTCAGGTCGGCCTGGTGGGACCCGGGCACGTGTGGCTGGTGCCCAACCTGGCGCTGGGCAGCACCGACGCGCCCCCCGCCTCCTTCCCCGTGGGCCTCATCAGCGTCGTCACCGAGAGCTGGCGCCTCAGCCTGCGCCAGAAGGTCCGCGACGGCGTGGCCATCCTGGCCCTGGGCGCCCACGGCTACCAGCGCCAGCACCGCGCCCTGCCTGCCCCGGCTGGGGACTGCCGCGGGCACCCCGGGCCTCTCAGCCCTGCCCGGGAGGCCTTCTACAG GCACCTACTGAATGTCACCTGGGAGGGCCGAGACTTCTCTTTCAGCCCTGGTGGGTACCTGGCCCAGCCCACCATGGTTGTGATTGCCCTCAATCGGCACCGCCTCTGGGAGATG GTGGGGCGCTGGGACCATGGTGTCCTCCACATGAAGTACCCAGTGTGGCCTCGCTACAGTGCCTCCCTGCAGCCCGTGGTGGACAGCCGGCACCTGACAGTGGCCACGCTAGAAGAGCGGCCCTTTGTCATTGTGGAGAGCCCTGACCCTGGCTCGGGCAGCTGTGTACCCAACACTGTGCCCTGCCGCAGGCAGAGCAACCACACCTTCAG CAGTGGTGACGCAGCCCCCTACACCAAGCTTTGCTGTAAGGGCTTCTGCATCGACATCCTCAAGAAGCTGGCCAGGGTGGTCAAGTTCTCCTACGACCTGTACCTGGTGACCAACGGCAAGCATGGCAAGAGAGTGCGCGGCGTCTGGAACGGCATGATCGGGGAG GTGTACTACAAGCGGGCAGACATGGCCATCGGCTCCCTCACCATCAACGAAGAGCGCTCCGAGATCGTGGACTTCTCCGTGCCCTTCGTGGAGACGGGCATCAGCGTGATGGTGGCTCGCAGCAACGGCACCGTCTCCCCCTCGGCCTTCCTGG AGCCCTACAGCCCCTCTGTTTGGGTGATGATGTTTGTCATGTGCCTCACCGTGGTGGCCGTAACTGTCTTCATGTTCGAGTACTTCAGCCCTGTCAGCTACAACCAGAACCTCACCAGTGGCAAGA AGTCTGGGGGCCCATCCTTCACCATCGGCAAGTCTGTTTGGCTGCTGTGGGCACTGGTGTTCAACAACTCAGTGCCCATCGAGAATCCCCGGGGCACCACCAGCAAGATCATGGTCCTGGTCTGGGCCTTCTTCGCCGTCATCTTCCTCGCCAGCTACACCGCCAACTTGGCTGCTTTCATGATCCAGGAGCAGTACATTGACACTGTGTCTGGCCTCAGTGACAAGAAG TTCCAGAGGCCTCAAGATCAGTACCCCCCATTCCGCTTCGGCACAGTGCCCAACGGCAGCACCGAACGGAACATCCGCAGCAATTACCGCGACATGCACACTCACATGGTCAAGTTCAACCAGCGCTCAGTGGAGGATGCACTCACCAGCCTCAAGATGGG GAAGCTGGATGCCTTCATCTATGACGCTGCTGTCCTCAACTACATGGCGGGCAAGGACGAGGGCTGCAAGCTGGTCACCATCGGCTCTGGCAAGGTCTTCGCCACCACTGGCTATGGCATTGCCATGCAGAAGGACTCCCACTGGAAGCGGGCCATCGACCTGGCACTCCTGCAGTTCCTGGGGGACG GGGAGACACAGAAGCTGGAGACAGTGTGGCTCTCGGGGATCTGCCAGAACGAGAAGAACGAGGTGATGAGCAGCAAGCTGGACATCGACAACATGGCCGGCGTCTTCTACATGCTGCTCGTGGCCATGGGGCTGGCGCTGCTGGTCTTCGCCTGGGAGCACCTGGTCTACTGGAAGCTGCGCCACTCGGTGCCCAACACGTCCCGCCTGGacttcctgctggccttcagCAGG GGCATCTACAGCTGCTTCAGTGGTGTGCAGACCCTGGCTAGCCCCGCGCGGCCGCCCAGCCCGGACCTCACGGCCGGCTCGGCCCAGGCCAGCGTGCTCAAGATGCTGCAGGCGGCTCGCGACATCGTGGCCACAGCGGGCGTCAGCAGCTCCCTGGACCGCGCCACGCGCACCATTGAGAGCTGGGGCGGCGGCCGCCGCGCGCCGTCCCCGCCCGCCTGCCCGGGCACGCGGCCACCCACCCCTGGGCCGCCCCCCGAGCCCAGTTCCACGGGCTGGGGGCCGCCGGGCGGGGGCCGCGCCGCACCAGGGCACAGGGCCCCGCAGACCCCGGGCCGCCCCCCAACGCCCGGGCCGCCCCTGCCCGACGTCTCCCGAGTGTCGGGCCGGCCGGCCTGGGAGGCGCGGTGGCCGGTGCGGGCTGGGCGCGGCTGGCGGCACCTCTCGGCCTCCGAGCGACGTGCGCTCTCGGAGCGCCCCCTGTCGCCAGAGCGCTGCCACTACAGCTCATTCCCTCGAGCCGACCGGTCCGGGCACCCCTTCCTCCGGCTCTTCCCGGAGCCCCCGGAGCCCGAGGACGTGCCGCTGCTCGGGCCGGAGCAGCTGGCCCGGCGGGAGGCCCTGCTGCACGCGGCGTGGACCCGGGGCCAACGGCCGCGCCACGCTTCCCTGCCCATCTCGCTGGCCGAAGCCTTCGCCCGGCCCCGCTCGCTGCCCGCCCGGTGTGCCCACCGGGCCTGCGAGCGCTTGTCGCAGGCGCAGTCGATGCGGCTGCCGTCCTACCGGGAGGCCTGCCAGGAGGGCGTGTGGGCGGAGGTCCCCGCCTGGCCGCACGGACAGCACGCCTGCCTCCACGCCCATGCCCACCTGCCGCTTTGCTGGAGGGCTGTCTGCCCTCATCTCCCACcttgtgccagccccagcccctggctcgctggggcctgggggcttccagggcacaggggcagGACCCTGGGGCTGAGCACAGGCTACAGGGACAGTGGGGAGCTGGAAGAGGTCAGCAGGGTGACCTGTGGGACCCACAGCTTCCTGGGACCTTACACCTGGAGACGGATCTCCAGCTTGGAGTCAGAAGTGTGA